One Nicotiana tomentosiformis chromosome 4, ASM39032v3, whole genome shotgun sequence genomic window carries:
- the LOC138909885 gene encoding uncharacterized protein, with protein sequence MGVWTLFTDGASNIKGSGLGIVLVTPSGKTLRQAIKTVPLTNNKAEYEALVAGLELARGLDYEVITIKCDSQLVVNQVYGIFDIKDEHMQQYVNKVQALLTQFKEWSIIRIPREENMEADALANLGSSTKMKGFGSGTFVQLLHSILDVDGYYEVNSTNLVWDWRNEFVEYLRHGRLPEDPKASRALRTKATCYCLVDGQLYKR encoded by the coding sequence atgggggtttggaccttatttacggatggagcttctAATATAAAAGGATCCGGTCTCGGGATAGTTCTAGTCACGCCCTCGGGCAAAACTCTAAGGCAGGCCATTAAAACTGTTCCGTTAACTAACAATAAAGCtgagtatgaggctttggttgcaggacttgaactaGCCCGAGGACTCGACTACGAGGTCATCACGATAAAGTGTGATTCCCAACTAGTAGTAAACCAAGTATACGGGATTTTTGACATAAAGGACGAGCACATGCAACAATATGTGAACAAGGTTCAGGCACTGCTTACGCAATTTAAAGAATGGTCGATCATACGTATTCCAAGGGAAGAAAATAtggaagcagatgcattggctaaTTTGGGTTCATCTACGAAGATGAAAGGATTTGGCTCTGGTACTTtcgttcaacttctacattcaatattGGATGTGGATGGTTACTACGAAGTCAATTCAACCAACCTtgtttgggactggaggaatgagttcGTCGAATACCTTCGGCATGGCAGATTACCCGAAGACCCGAAGGCGTCCCGGGCACTACGAACCAAAGCAACTTGTTACTGCCTTGTGGATGGGCAATTATACAAAAGATAA